A portion of the Thunnus maccoyii chromosome 20, fThuMac1.1, whole genome shotgun sequence genome contains these proteins:
- the LOC121887142 gene encoding uncharacterized protein LOC121887142 isoform X1 has translation MYVIGQRSILPDDMKSTKTLPLLPNITLSSLRLLFQAPMGVRAAASVFWTSFLVLFPVAVQQSSIRCVTYNRTMCALKGSSVEFPCSYPNNVEMIWMSRWSRQSTELHSVSKTNPLKQMPVYSFQNKHGNNNCTLKLEDLKESDTSVYFFKYSFRDVAGVNMTCEGTPGVRLHVFASPVRILLDKIVRGQKVPVANWTVMEGQKIMLTCVPTCTTNLNSNPDYIWYKNRLQLNGSRVNLTFLSLDPIRNEDKGSYVCAMIGYENFSSSSVDLRVERSPRNTVVSADVGSKKDSEENLTHSSDVHNSTAQKPKNCQTPKDKSMFTFSIMLVVSICVGLVIAIMVAILVLIIKRKKKRRTCVGSVPEPPDLCSDSYMALDITSMSAEYDALDTVNSCLVSDKDSTIYENLPNTNLETIEMRERKMF, from the exons CACCAATGGGAGTGAGAGCAGCTGCAAGTGTATTTTGGACTTCTTTCCTGGTGCTGTTTCCTGTGGCAG tgcaACAATCATCAATCCGATGTGTGACCTACAACCGTACAATGTGTGCCTTAAAGGGCTCATCTGTAGAGTTTCCCTGCTCCTATCCCAATAATGTTGAGATGATCTGGATGTCGAGATGGTCCAGACAATCAACAGAATTGCATTCTGTCTCAAAAACAAACCCCCTGAAACAGATGCCAgtttattcatttcaaaataaacatgGAAACAATAACTGCACACTGAAACTCGAAGACCTAAAAGAGAGTGACACATCcgtttacttttttaaatactCTTTTAGAGATGTTGCAGGGGTCAACATGACGTGTGAAGGTACCCCTGGTGTGAGACTCCATGTTTTTGCATCTCCTGTAAGGATTCTGCTGGACAAGATTGTTAGGGGGCAGAAAGTGCCAGTTGCAAATtggacagtgatggagggtcaGAAGATAATGCTGACTTGTGTCCCCACCTGTACTACAAATCTGAACTCCAACCCAGACTACATCTGGTACAAGAACAGACTGCAATTAAATGGCAGTCGAGTAAACTTGACCTTCCTGTCTTTGGATCCAATCAGAAATGAGGATAAGGGCAGTTATGTCTGTGCCATGATTGGCTACGAAAACTTTTCCTCATCTTCTGTCGATCTCAGAGTCGAAAGAAGTCCCAGAAACACTGTGGTGTCGGCTGACGTTGGATCAAAAAAGGACAGCGAAGAAAATCTGACACATAGCTCTGATGTTCACAACTCCACAGCCCAAAAACCCAAGAACTGCCAAACACCCAAAGACAAAAGCATGTTTACCTTCTCTATAATGCTTGTAGTGAGTATTTGCGTTGGGTTGGTTATTGCAATAATGGTGGCTATACTAGTCCTCAtaataaagagaaagaagaagagaagaacgTGTGTTGGTTCAGTCCCAGAGCCTCCTGACCTCTGCAGTGACTCCTACATGGCTCTGGATATCACCTCCATGTCGGCTGAATATGATGCACTGGACACAGTGAATAGCTGCTTGGTTTCTGATAAAGACAGCACTATTTATGAGAACTTACCAAACACCAACCTGGAAACTAttgagatgagagagagaaagatgttttAA
- the LOC121887142 gene encoding uncharacterized protein LOC121887142 isoform X2, whose translation MGVRAAASVFWTSFLVLFPVAVQQSSIRCVTYNRTMCALKGSSVEFPCSYPNNVEMIWMSRWSRQSTELHSVSKTNPLKQMPVYSFQNKHGNNNCTLKLEDLKESDTSVYFFKYSFRDVAGVNMTCEGTPGVRLHVFASPVRILLDKIVRGQKVPVANWTVMEGQKIMLTCVPTCTTNLNSNPDYIWYKNRLQLNGSRVNLTFLSLDPIRNEDKGSYVCAMIGYENFSSSSVDLRVERSPRNTVVSADVGSKKDSEENLTHSSDVHNSTAQKPKNCQTPKDKSMFTFSIMLVVSICVGLVIAIMVAILVLIIKRKKKRRTCVGSVPEPPDLCSDSYMALDITSMSAEYDALDTVNSCLVSDKDSTIYENLPNTNLETIEMRERKMF comes from the exons ATGGGAGTGAGAGCAGCTGCAAGTGTATTTTGGACTTCTTTCCTGGTGCTGTTTCCTGTGGCAG tgcaACAATCATCAATCCGATGTGTGACCTACAACCGTACAATGTGTGCCTTAAAGGGCTCATCTGTAGAGTTTCCCTGCTCCTATCCCAATAATGTTGAGATGATCTGGATGTCGAGATGGTCCAGACAATCAACAGAATTGCATTCTGTCTCAAAAACAAACCCCCTGAAACAGATGCCAgtttattcatttcaaaataaacatgGAAACAATAACTGCACACTGAAACTCGAAGACCTAAAAGAGAGTGACACATCcgtttacttttttaaatactCTTTTAGAGATGTTGCAGGGGTCAACATGACGTGTGAAGGTACCCCTGGTGTGAGACTCCATGTTTTTGCATCTCCTGTAAGGATTCTGCTGGACAAGATTGTTAGGGGGCAGAAAGTGCCAGTTGCAAATtggacagtgatggagggtcaGAAGATAATGCTGACTTGTGTCCCCACCTGTACTACAAATCTGAACTCCAACCCAGACTACATCTGGTACAAGAACAGACTGCAATTAAATGGCAGTCGAGTAAACTTGACCTTCCTGTCTTTGGATCCAATCAGAAATGAGGATAAGGGCAGTTATGTCTGTGCCATGATTGGCTACGAAAACTTTTCCTCATCTTCTGTCGATCTCAGAGTCGAAAGAAGTCCCAGAAACACTGTGGTGTCGGCTGACGTTGGATCAAAAAAGGACAGCGAAGAAAATCTGACACATAGCTCTGATGTTCACAACTCCACAGCCCAAAAACCCAAGAACTGCCAAACACCCAAAGACAAAAGCATGTTTACCTTCTCTATAATGCTTGTAGTGAGTATTTGCGTTGGGTTGGTTATTGCAATAATGGTGGCTATACTAGTCCTCAtaataaagagaaagaagaagagaagaacgTGTGTTGGTTCAGTCCCAGAGCCTCCTGACCTCTGCAGTGACTCCTACATGGCTCTGGATATCACCTCCATGTCGGCTGAATATGATGCACTGGACACAGTGAATAGCTGCTTGGTTTCTGATAAAGACAGCACTATTTATGAGAACTTACCAAACACCAACCTGGAAACTAttgagatgagagagagaaagatgttttAA